From Granulicella sp. WH15, the proteins below share one genomic window:
- a CDS encoding thioredoxin domain-containing protein codes for MSFSVSGMAFAQAPAAAPAAASQAAPTQTAPAASARRPLQLQTLPSETKADPFPAVNPKYFTAKTPTVATVDGFLHAIWGYDPNRIWRVEAIQTTAAPGISKVVVFVSEKTANAKVQSAIFYTTPDGHYAVADQAGVVAFGDKPYADLRTKLTERADGPAKGAAGKEMLLVEFADLQCPHCKEAQKTMDQLVQDFPKARVVFQSFPLVELHPFAFQAAAYGYCVAAKSNDAYFTYAQAVYDTQGALTAETGAATLNAAVTKAGQDAAAIATCAATDATKAKVNASIKLAEEAGVDQTPMIAVNGRLLPLMGVPYETLKTIIIFQAQQDGVDGIAPALTGFTTH; via the coding sequence ATGAGTTTCAGCGTGAGTGGAATGGCGTTCGCACAGGCTCCGGCAGCGGCTCCTGCGGCTGCATCGCAAGCAGCTCCGACCCAGACGGCTCCGGCCGCTTCGGCGCGGCGGCCTCTTCAGCTCCAGACGCTGCCCTCGGAGACGAAGGCCGATCCGTTTCCGGCCGTGAACCCGAAGTACTTTACCGCCAAGACGCCGACGGTGGCGACGGTCGATGGATTCCTGCACGCCATCTGGGGCTACGACCCGAACCGCATCTGGCGGGTCGAGGCGATCCAGACGACGGCTGCGCCGGGTATCAGCAAGGTGGTGGTGTTCGTGTCGGAGAAGACGGCCAACGCCAAGGTGCAGAGCGCGATCTTCTACACGACGCCGGATGGACACTACGCCGTTGCCGATCAGGCTGGGGTTGTGGCCTTTGGCGACAAGCCCTATGCCGATCTTCGGACGAAGCTGACCGAGCGGGCGGATGGCCCGGCCAAGGGCGCGGCGGGCAAGGAGATGCTGCTGGTCGAGTTTGCCGACCTGCAATGCCCGCACTGCAAGGAAGCACAGAAGACGATGGATCAGTTGGTGCAGGACTTCCCCAAGGCGCGGGTGGTCTTCCAGAGCTTCCCGCTGGTCGAGCTGCACCCCTTTGCGTTCCAGGCGGCGGCGTATGGATACTGCGTGGCGGCGAAGTCGAATGACGCCTACTTTACCTATGCGCAGGCCGTGTATGACACGCAGGGCGCGTTGACGGCCGAGACCGGCGCGGCCACGCTGAATGCGGCGGTGACCAAGGCCGGGCAGGATGCGGCGGCGATCGCGACGTGTGCGGCTACGGATGCGACCAAGGCGAAGGTGAATGCGTCGATCAAGCTGGCGGAGGAGGCGGGCGTGGACCAGACTCCGATGATCGCGGTGAACGGGCGGTTGCTGCCGCTGATGGGGGTTCCGTACGAGACGCTGAAGACGATCATCATCTTCCAGGCCCAGCAGGACGGCGTGGACGGCATAGCCCCAGCCCTGACCGGCTTCACGACCCACTAG
- a CDS encoding cupin domain-containing protein produces the protein MTADEVKAKLRLTPHPREGGWFVQTYAAAECFRDERYDSPRPTSTAIYYLLEPETFSEMHRLKSDEVFHFYAGDAVEMLQLAHGEPGQRVLIGSDLSGEARPQVLVPRGVWQGARLVAGGRWALLGCTVSPGFAYEDYEGGRWSELSAGWPEWSEMIRALTRE, from the coding sequence ATGACCGCAGATGAGGTAAAGGCAAAACTTAGGTTGACGCCGCATCCACGCGAGGGCGGCTGGTTTGTGCAGACATATGCGGCTGCGGAGTGCTTCCGCGACGAGCGTTACGATAGTCCGCGTCCGACGAGCACGGCGATCTACTATCTGCTGGAGCCGGAGACCTTTAGCGAGATGCACCGGCTGAAGTCGGATGAGGTCTTTCACTTCTATGCCGGGGACGCGGTGGAGATGTTGCAGCTTGCTCACGGTGAGCCTGGGCAGAGGGTGTTAATTGGGAGCGATCTTTCCGGTGAGGCCAGGCCGCAGGTGTTAGTGCCTCGCGGGGTGTGGCAGGGGGCGCGACTGGTTGCGGGCGGGCGTTGGGCTCTGCTGGGGTGTACGGTGAGTCCGGGATTTGCGTATGAGGACTACGAGGGTGGCCGGTGGAGCGAGTTGAGCGCAGGCTGGCCCGAGTGGTCGGAGATGATCCGCGCGCTTACTCGTGAGTAG
- a CDS encoding nucleoside deaminase, translating into MSSNRERARQRAVDEQMMASLVRFTARTLETASPVPFGALIVESASGKSLMRAVNAVRGENDPSSHAELRTVRKAAKKLKSPSLKGYTMYTTCEPCPMCMANALWAGLDRVVFGATIEDANRHCRQIRVPAREIVRRSDMACAVDGPVLREACYELFTHPNMLRVFASWNPKNA; encoded by the coding sequence ATGTCTTCCAACAGGGAACGCGCTCGACAGAGGGCGGTGGACGAGCAGATGATGGCGTCGCTTGTGCGCTTCACCGCACGCACGCTGGAGACCGCGTCACCGGTTCCGTTCGGAGCGTTGATCGTCGAGAGCGCATCGGGCAAGTCCTTGATGCGTGCGGTAAATGCGGTGCGCGGCGAGAACGACCCCAGCAGCCACGCCGAGTTGCGGACGGTGCGCAAGGCCGCGAAGAAGCTGAAGAGCCCGTCGTTGAAGGGCTATACGATGTACACGACCTGCGAGCCTTGCCCTATGTGCATGGCCAACGCGCTGTGGGCCGGGCTGGATCGCGTGGTCTTTGGGGCGACGATTGAGGATGCCAACCGTCACTGTCGCCAGATCCGTGTGCCTGCCCGGGAGATCGTGCGGAGGAGCGATATGGCTTGCGCTGTTGATGGGCCGGTGTTGCGCGAAGCCTGCTACGAGCTGTTCACGCATCCCAACATGCTGCGCGTCTTCGCCAGCTGGAACCCCAAGAACGCATGA
- a CDS encoding FAD-binding oxidoreductase: MTSDDLQAVTACVSDADRVITNAQIVQRLSRDFYWYSPVLKKLLDDKVAEVVVQPVSTAEVVKVLACCYARGVPVTARGAGTGNYGQAIPLHGGVVLDLLRMDAIEEITGDGVAVVEPGVRLGVLENAARAVGWELRCYPSTIVKASVGGFLGGGSGGIGSVAHGGLRSFATVRAVEVVTMEAEPRVVLHKGEAVHEVLHAWGTNGIMTKVWLALTPAVAWAQCAVAFASFDAAFDFGEKIACDEAWMKRLVTVFEWPIPSCFTSIANVTRSGQALVFLMIAEAQLEQLRAAAEAAGGEVTLAAPYSGLRTVPLLSDYTWNHTTLWAMKQDSAFTYLQCGFSASQARRQFAVLKEKFGDELLLHLEFLKTGTGEVIPAAIPLVRFTTEERLNEMIDFCRSIGVSVANPHSNSVEGGGRYREDNIQLLTKQRYDPRGLLNPGKMVTFQPQ; this comes from the coding sequence ATGACTTCGGACGATCTGCAAGCGGTGACGGCGTGCGTGAGCGATGCGGATCGCGTGATTACGAACGCGCAGATCGTGCAGCGGCTCTCGCGAGATTTCTATTGGTACTCGCCGGTGTTGAAGAAGCTGCTGGACGACAAGGTGGCCGAGGTCGTGGTGCAGCCGGTATCGACCGCTGAGGTGGTGAAGGTGCTGGCTTGTTGTTATGCGCGTGGAGTGCCGGTGACGGCTCGCGGCGCGGGCACGGGCAACTATGGGCAGGCGATTCCGCTGCATGGTGGTGTGGTGCTCGACCTCTTGCGTATGGATGCTATCGAGGAGATCACCGGCGATGGGGTTGCGGTGGTGGAGCCAGGTGTTCGGCTGGGCGTGCTCGAGAATGCGGCGCGGGCCGTAGGTTGGGAGCTGCGGTGTTATCCCAGCACCATCGTGAAGGCCAGCGTGGGCGGGTTTCTTGGCGGAGGCTCGGGCGGCATCGGCTCGGTGGCGCACGGCGGGCTGCGCAGCTTTGCGACGGTGCGAGCGGTTGAGGTCGTCACGATGGAGGCGGAGCCGCGCGTGGTGTTGCATAAGGGCGAGGCGGTGCACGAGGTGCTCCATGCGTGGGGGACCAACGGCATTATGACGAAGGTGTGGCTGGCGCTGACTCCGGCGGTGGCGTGGGCACAGTGTGCGGTGGCGTTCGCGAGCTTCGATGCGGCGTTCGACTTCGGGGAGAAGATCGCTTGCGATGAGGCTTGGATGAAGCGGTTGGTGACGGTGTTCGAGTGGCCGATTCCTTCCTGCTTTACCTCGATTGCAAATGTAACTCGAAGCGGTCAGGCGCTCGTTTTTCTGATGATTGCTGAGGCACAGTTGGAGCAGCTTCGAGCTGCGGCTGAAGCTGCTGGCGGCGAAGTTACGCTGGCTGCGCCGTATAGCGGGTTGCGCACGGTGCCGCTGCTCTCGGACTACACGTGGAACCACACGACTCTATGGGCGATGAAGCAGGACAGCGCGTTTACCTATCTTCAGTGCGGGTTCAGCGCGAGCCAGGCACGGCGGCAGTTTGCAGTGCTAAAAGAAAAGTTCGGCGATGAGCTTCTGCTGCATCTCGAGTTTCTGAAGACCGGCACGGGAGAGGTAATCCCGGCGGCGATACCGCTGGTGCGGTTTACGACCGAGGAGCGGCTGAACGAGATGATCGACTTCTGCCGATCGATCGGTGTGAGCGTGGCCAACCCGCACAGCAACAGCGTGGAGGGCGGCGGCCGATATCGTGAGGACAACATTCAGCTTCTGACCAAGCAGCGTTATGACCCGCGTGGGTTGCTGAACCCGGGCAAGATGGTGACGTTTCAACCGCAGTAG
- a CDS encoding creatininase family protein: protein MRTWIPDARNFAYLTWKQVEAIEKDKALLVLPTAAIEQHGHHLPLATDTLINNLLLGKALERLGPEAPVYALPPVCYGKSNEHLGFPGTLSVSASTFMAVLRDIGASVAASGFRRLVLYNTHGGNSSLVDVMARDLRAEFGLRTFCMFGSAGAKFEGLSAQEKAYGFHAGEIETAYLLSGIPELVRSEEYTSNYIAELANPDLLLPENGPATFSWLTRDIAPSGVMGDPRPASKENGDRWIEEAATKIAAALEAMLAFEERVPA from the coding sequence ATGCGTACCTGGATTCCTGATGCACGCAACTTTGCTTACCTGACCTGGAAGCAGGTCGAGGCTATCGAGAAGGACAAGGCGCTGCTGGTGCTTCCCACGGCGGCGATTGAGCAGCATGGGCATCACCTGCCGCTGGCCACCGATACGCTTATCAACAACCTGCTGCTGGGCAAAGCTCTGGAGCGGCTGGGGCCGGAGGCTCCGGTCTATGCGCTGCCGCCGGTCTGCTATGGCAAGAGTAACGAGCATCTTGGGTTTCCGGGAACTTTATCGGTGTCGGCCTCGACCTTCATGGCGGTATTGCGGGATATTGGCGCGAGTGTGGCTGCGTCGGGCTTTCGCAGACTGGTGCTGTACAACACACATGGGGGCAACAGCTCGCTGGTGGATGTGATGGCGCGCGATCTGCGTGCGGAGTTTGGCCTGCGGACGTTCTGCATGTTCGGCTCTGCTGGCGCGAAGTTTGAGGGGCTTAGCGCGCAGGAGAAGGCGTATGGGTTTCATGCTGGCGAGATCGAGACGGCTTATCTGTTGAGTGGCATCCCCGAGTTGGTGAGGTCTGAGGAGTACACCTCGAACTACATCGCGGAGCTTGCAAACCCAGACTTACTGCTGCCGGAGAATGGTCCGGCGACGTTCTCGTGGTTGACGCGGGATATCGCGCCCAGTGGAGTCATGGGCGATCCTCGACCAGCTAGCAAGGAGAACGGTGATCGCTGGATCGAAGAGGCTGCGACGAAGATCGCGGCGGCACTTGAGGCGATGCTTGCGTTTGAGGAACGCGTGCCCGCATGA
- a CDS encoding CocE/NonD family hydrolase, producing MTVKAQIDCGGGVRLERGVACRMSDGVVLYADHYYPAEAGPHPTLLMRQPYGRDIASTVVYAHPVWFARHGYNVVIQDVRGRGDSEGSFYPFRHEARDGAETIAALIARPESNGKVGMYGFSYQGMTQLLAAAEQPQGLVCIAPAMTAHDLYEGWFYHNGAMRLAATLGWGLQMLKADARRLQLRKASDTLERAWSNLPAQYLATPYGSHAALHGEGLPSYVRDWMEHDRPGAFWSSMDVSERVEKINVPALHLSGWYDMYLKGSMDGFAAMSAGRDDQYLIAGPWVHIPWGDRIGTQSLGADAALDTDAILLRWFNHWLKGTNEFAGEPRVRHFALNEGRWHDASDWHADVGLTFYLHSGGRANSSKGDGVLSLVVPDEAEPPDVFVYDPEVPVMGPGGLANVAGPSNQALLELGNNLLLYTTPPLERAVHVFGAPSVELYCATSACSADLAVKLVCVKPNGEATFVCIGIARSHHEADVARRWTFSLEPTSCVFAVGDRIRIEIASSAYPLYDRNPGTDVAARLADSWNWSRSTQTIFHDVDRVSTIYLPVIA from the coding sequence ATGACGGTGAAGGCACAGATCGACTGCGGTGGCGGCGTGCGGCTTGAGCGCGGTGTGGCTTGCCGCATGTCCGACGGCGTGGTGCTCTATGCGGATCATTACTATCCAGCCGAGGCTGGGCCTCATCCGACGCTGCTGATGCGGCAGCCCTATGGGCGCGATATCGCCTCGACAGTGGTGTACGCGCATCCGGTTTGGTTTGCGCGGCATGGCTACAACGTTGTGATTCAGGATGTGCGCGGGCGCGGCGACTCGGAGGGGAGCTTCTATCCGTTTCGGCATGAGGCTCGCGATGGCGCGGAGACGATTGCGGCGCTCATCGCAAGGCCGGAGTCGAACGGCAAGGTGGGGATGTATGGGTTCTCGTACCAGGGGATGACACAGTTGCTTGCAGCGGCGGAACAGCCGCAGGGATTGGTGTGCATCGCCCCGGCGATGACTGCGCATGATCTTTATGAAGGCTGGTTCTATCACAACGGTGCGATGCGTTTGGCTGCGACACTGGGCTGGGGATTGCAGATGCTCAAGGCCGACGCACGGCGTCTGCAACTGCGTAAGGCGAGCGACACGCTCGAGCGTGCGTGGTCGAATCTGCCCGCGCAGTATCTGGCGACGCCGTATGGAAGCCATGCTGCTCTGCACGGAGAGGGCTTGCCGAGCTACGTGCGGGATTGGATGGAGCATGATCGGCCGGGGGCATTTTGGTCCTCGATGGATGTGAGTGAGAGGGTAGAGAAGATCAATGTGCCGGCACTGCACCTGTCGGGTTGGTATGACATGTATCTCAAGGGAAGTATGGATGGGTTTGCGGCGATGTCGGCAGGACGTGATGATCAGTATCTGATTGCAGGGCCGTGGGTGCATATTCCTTGGGGTGACCGGATAGGGACGCAATCGCTTGGTGCTGATGCTGCGCTGGATACGGATGCGATATTGCTACGCTGGTTCAATCACTGGCTCAAGGGGACAAACGAGTTTGCGGGTGAGCCCCGGGTGCGGCACTTCGCGTTGAATGAAGGCCGGTGGCATGATGCAAGCGATTGGCACGCCGATGTGGGGCTTACGTTCTACCTGCACAGCGGCGGACGGGCGAACTCCAGCAAAGGCGATGGTGTGTTGTCACTCGTTGTGCCTGATGAGGCGGAGCCGCCTGATGTATTTGTGTACGACCCCGAGGTTCCGGTGATGGGGCCGGGTGGTTTGGCGAATGTCGCAGGGCCTTCGAATCAAGCTTTGCTTGAACTGGGAAATAATTTACTGCTGTACACAACTCCGCCGCTCGAGAGAGCGGTGCATGTCTTCGGTGCTCCCTCGGTGGAATTGTACTGTGCTACTTCGGCCTGCTCTGCGGATCTAGCGGTGAAGCTAGTGTGTGTGAAGCCCAATGGGGAGGCAACGTTCGTCTGCATCGGTATCGCGCGTAGTCATCACGAGGCGGATGTGGCGCGGAGGTGGACGTTCTCGCTCGAGCCTACATCTTGTGTATTTGCTGTGGGAGATCGTATCCGCATCGAGATAGCGAGCAGCGCATATCCTCTGTATGATCGCAACCCCGGCACCGATGTTGCCGCAAGGCTGGCGGACTCGTGGAACTGGAGCCGATCGACGCAGACGATCTTTCACGATGTGGATCGAGTCTCCACGATCTATCTTCCGGTGATCGCATGA
- a CDS encoding ABC transporter ATP-binding protein: MNERRVPAVNLESVTKVYGQGSPILGDLSVSIAPGEFVSIIGPSGCGKSTLLKLVAGLSPVTSGTIAVDGMTPVNAREITSFIFQDPTLLPWRTVRKNVGLGLELEGVTRERQESTVDSLLALVGLEHVADSYPRQLSGGMKMRVSIARALASNPRVLLMDEPFAALDEMTRDHMNEELARLYKEREWTVLFVTHSVAEAVFLSSRILVLAPHPGRLAHDIAIDLPGERTAETRRSEEFDRLVARVSRSLREVGRT, from the coding sequence ATGAACGAGCGGCGTGTGCCTGCGGTGAACTTGGAGAGCGTAACCAAGGTCTATGGGCAAGGTTCGCCGATTCTTGGAGACCTCTCGGTGAGCATTGCGCCGGGAGAGTTCGTGAGCATCATCGGGCCTTCGGGGTGCGGGAAGTCGACGCTGCTCAAACTTGTTGCGGGGTTGAGTCCCGTGACCTCGGGGACGATTGCCGTGGACGGCATGACGCCGGTGAATGCGCGCGAGATCACCTCGTTCATCTTTCAGGATCCTACGCTGTTGCCCTGGCGGACGGTGCGTAAGAACGTCGGACTGGGTTTGGAGTTGGAGGGGGTGACGCGAGAGCGGCAGGAGTCCACCGTGGACTCGCTGCTGGCTCTGGTAGGGTTGGAGCATGTTGCGGATTCTTATCCAAGGCAACTTTCCGGCGGGATGAAGATGCGGGTTTCCATCGCGCGTGCGCTGGCGAGCAATCCTCGGGTGTTGTTGATGGATGAGCCCTTCGCGGCGCTCGATGAGATGACGCGGGATCACATGAACGAGGAGTTGGCCCGGCTCTATAAGGAGCGGGAGTGGACGGTTTTATTTGTAACTCATTCGGTTGCAGAAGCTGTTTTTCTATCGTCACGAATTTTGGTGTTGGCTCCACATCCCGGGCGGCTGGCGCATGATATTGCCATCGACCTGCCGGGAGAGAGGACGGCGGAGACGCGGAGGTCAGAGGAGTTTGACCGGCTGGTGGCGCGGGTTTCGCGTAGCCTGCGAGAGGTTGGGCGGACATGA
- a CDS encoding ABC transporter permease, translating to MKRHLTTLLSTVILFMLLLLLWGALIRLLHIPSYLLPSPVQVGTAALHRFPSLMISLGMTATAAAGGLIASIVVGVLVALVFAQSRWVRRMFYPYTILLQTVPIVAIAPLILMWIGPGIFSVGLVAFIICLAPIIANTTQGLIGVDRNLIDLFLMNNASRAQILLKLRLPHALPSLFTGIRISSGIAVIGAITGELFAGSARVGVGGIGYAIQYANSQLETDYLFALVAAATVLGFAFFFAVMFLEWYFLHNWHESARTAEME from the coding sequence ATGAAACGCCATCTGACTACGTTACTTTCAACGGTGATCCTCTTCATGCTCCTGTTGCTGCTCTGGGGGGCGCTGATTCGTCTGCTGCATATTCCGTCTTATCTGCTACCGTCGCCGGTGCAGGTAGGGACGGCGGCTCTGCATCGGTTTCCTTCTTTAATGATCTCCCTGGGCATGACTGCGACCGCGGCTGCTGGTGGCCTGATCGCGAGCATCGTTGTCGGTGTTCTGGTTGCGCTTGTATTTGCGCAGTCGCGCTGGGTGCGGCGGATGTTCTATCCCTACACGATTCTGTTGCAGACCGTGCCCATCGTGGCGATTGCGCCGCTCATCCTGATGTGGATTGGACCGGGAATCTTCTCGGTTGGGTTGGTGGCGTTCATCATCTGCCTGGCTCCGATCATCGCGAATACAACGCAAGGGTTGATTGGCGTTGATCGTAACCTGATTGACCTCTTCCTGATGAATAACGCTTCGCGAGCACAGATTTTGCTGAAGCTGCGCCTGCCTCATGCGCTGCCCTCGTTGTTTACCGGGATACGAATCTCCAGTGGAATCGCGGTGATTGGGGCGATCACGGGCGAGCTGTTCGCGGGCTCGGCACGCGTGGGTGTGGGCGGAATTGGATATGCGATCCAGTATGCTAACTCGCAGCTCGAGACGGACTACCTGTTTGCGTTGGTCGCGGCGGCTACGGTGCTGGGCTTCGCGTTCTTCTTCGCGGTCATGTTTCTGGAGTGGTACTTTCTGCATAACTGGCATGAGTCGGCGCGCACGGCTGAGATGGAGTAG
- a CDS encoding DUF3891 family protein: MLRIESETGWWLITHPDHARLAGLFASHWGNERFARPHPRISVLHGIHVHDDGWAARDAKPGITRQGKPSAFSHELVGKYSAFEEIDLADYLAVRESAVELVESQDAYAALLVSMHTYNLLTARADRSTIAPAQLPLLDEFLERQLARQERLRRAIRADVQYAESDATDEAILNNFRLLQATDNLSLLSCVAYLQPSTLLHPLPTTDGACEEVVVLPVGERQFRLEPYPFDEPVLRCHVPARHVAGHLFASSDELAEKYAAAPVEQLEIVVSA; this comes from the coding sequence ATGCTTCGCATAGAGTCGGAGACAGGTTGGTGGTTGATAACGCATCCCGATCATGCTCGGTTGGCGGGGCTGTTTGCGTCGCACTGGGGAAATGAACGGTTCGCTCGGCCGCATCCGCGCATAAGTGTCCTGCATGGAATCCATGTGCATGACGATGGCTGGGCGGCGCGGGATGCTAAGCCGGGGATCACGCGGCAGGGCAAGCCTTCTGCGTTCTCGCATGAACTGGTAGGGAAGTACTCGGCGTTCGAGGAGATTGATTTGGCCGACTATCTTGCGGTGCGCGAGAGTGCGGTGGAGCTGGTCGAATCGCAGGATGCCTATGCGGCCCTGCTTGTTTCGATGCACACCTATAATCTGCTGACGGCGCGGGCAGATCGTTCGACGATTGCGCCTGCACAGTTGCCGCTGCTCGATGAGTTTCTCGAACGACAACTGGCTCGGCAGGAGAGGCTGCGGCGTGCGATCCGCGCAGACGTGCAGTATGCAGAGAGCGATGCGACGGATGAGGCGATCCTGAATAACTTCAGGCTTTTGCAGGCTACCGATAACCTCTCGTTGCTCAGCTGTGTGGCTTATCTGCAACCGAGCACGCTGCTGCATCCTTTGCCTACGACGGATGGTGCTTGTGAGGAGGTCGTCGTGCTCCCGGTTGGGGAGCGGCAATTTCGGCTGGAGCCTTATCCCTTCGATGAGCCTGTGCTGCGTTGCCATGTGCCTGCGCGGCATGTCGCCGGGCATCTCTTTGCTTCGTCGGATGAGCTTGCGGAGAAGTATGCCGCCGCGCCGGTGGAGCAGCTTGAGATCGTCGTGTCGGCGTGA
- the hpxZ gene encoding oxalurate catabolism protein HpxZ, translated as MLINDPKTHGELTELYPQYETALVENDVETLTRMFWASPHAMRFGATENLYGIEEIEAFRKARAAVGLARKVTRLEIVTFDTDYGSIMLEFERETAAKVVRGRQSQVWVRLPEGWRIVAAHVSLLP; from the coding sequence ATGCTCATCAACGATCCGAAGACGCATGGCGAACTCACCGAGCTGTATCCGCAATACGAGACAGCCCTGGTCGAGAATGACGTCGAGACCCTCACCCGCATGTTCTGGGCATCTCCTCACGCCATGCGCTTCGGAGCGACCGAAAATCTCTACGGAATCGAAGAGATCGAGGCCTTCCGCAAAGCTCGTGCCGCCGTGGGCTTGGCCCGCAAGGTAACGCGTCTCGAGATCGTCACCTTCGACACCGACTACGGCAGCATCATGCTGGAGTTCGAGCGCGAGACCGCAGCCAAAGTGGTACGCGGACGCCAGAGCCAGGTATGGGTGCGGCTGCCCGAGGGCTGGCGCATCGTCGCCGCGCACGTCTCGTTGTTGCCATAG
- a CDS encoding acetamidase/formamidase family protein, protein MREHILSAEPTHSVWNRDLEPRLVVSSGDVVHMACTDATGGQLTLHSTATEFMAIDRTRIHALTGPIAVAGAEPGDVLQVDVLEVAHKGWAWTSVTPAMGYLSERFTEPYLFHWQLEPDVTRSLAPAIVPLRPFCGVMGVAQAETGAFRTRPPGPFGGNLDVRELSAGATLYLPVFVPGALFSAGDAHAAQGDGEICINGMECPSDVTVRLTLHKHQPLSGPLLESAPRTNEHGPAWITIESGPDAFKAGQAATSRMVDLLAARWGLSEVHAYLLCSVAMNLRLSQVVNTPMVTVSAAIQKSILPERKLF, encoded by the coding sequence ATGAGAGAACACATCCTCAGCGCAGAGCCGACACACTCGGTCTGGAACCGCGATCTGGAGCCTCGACTCGTCGTCTCCTCCGGCGACGTCGTCCACATGGCCTGCACCGACGCCACCGGCGGCCAGCTTACCCTGCACTCCACCGCAACCGAGTTCATGGCCATCGACCGCACACGCATCCACGCGCTCACCGGCCCCATCGCGGTCGCCGGAGCCGAGCCCGGCGACGTCCTGCAAGTCGATGTACTGGAGGTCGCGCACAAGGGCTGGGCCTGGACCAGCGTCACGCCCGCCATGGGCTACCTCAGCGAGCGCTTCACCGAGCCTTATCTCTTCCACTGGCAGCTCGAGCCCGATGTCACTCGTTCGCTCGCACCGGCCATCGTTCCCCTGCGTCCCTTCTGCGGCGTCATGGGCGTGGCCCAGGCCGAGACCGGCGCATTTCGCACGCGCCCACCCGGCCCCTTCGGCGGCAACCTCGACGTACGCGAGCTAAGCGCCGGAGCCACGCTATACCTCCCCGTCTTCGTCCCCGGCGCGCTCTTCTCCGCTGGCGACGCCCACGCCGCGCAGGGCGATGGCGAGATCTGCATCAACGGCATGGAGTGCCCGTCGGACGTCACCGTGCGGCTCACGCTACACAAGCACCAGCCACTCTCCGGCCCACTGCTTGAGTCCGCTCCGCGCACCAACGAGCACGGCCCCGCGTGGATCACCATCGAGTCCGGCCCTGACGCCTTCAAGGCAGGACAGGCCGCCACCAGCCGCATGGTCGATCTACTGGCCGCACGTTGGGGACTCAGCGAGGTCCATGCCTACCTTCTCTGTAGCGTGGCCATGAACCTGCGCCTGAGCCAGGTCGTCAACACGCCGATGGTCACGGTCAGCGCGGCCATCCAGAAGAGCATTCTGCCCGAAAGGAAGCTCTTCTAA
- a CDS encoding RidA family protein has product MTVENAIAATGITLPEPPSAGGNYISAKTVGNLVYLSGVISRDEHGVITGTAGLDRTIEEGYAAARACALTLLAVLRRHLGTLDAIHEIVSVNGYVNAVAGFSDPPKIINGASDLLVEIFGDKGRHVRAAIGVSALPRNALVELQMVVAIA; this is encoded by the coding sequence ATGACCGTAGAGAACGCAATCGCAGCAACAGGCATCACCTTGCCGGAACCACCCAGCGCCGGCGGCAACTACATCTCCGCAAAAACCGTCGGCAATCTCGTTTATCTTTCGGGCGTCATCTCACGCGACGAGCACGGCGTCATCACCGGAACAGCCGGTCTCGACCGCACCATCGAAGAGGGCTACGCGGCCGCTCGAGCCTGCGCACTGACCCTGCTCGCCGTGCTCCGCCGTCACCTGGGCACGCTCGATGCGATTCACGAGATCGTCAGCGTCAATGGCTACGTCAACGCCGTCGCAGGCTTCTCCGACCCGCCCAAGATCATCAACGGAGCGTCCGACCTGCTGGTCGAGATCTTCGGCGACAAGGGCCGTCACGTTCGCGCCGCCATCGGCGTCAGTGCCCTGCCCCGCAACGCGCTCGTCGAGTTGCAGATGGTGGTGGCCATAGCATGA
- a CDS encoding DUF2165 domain-containing protein — protein MIVRLSKCALLLGVAVYFSLVALNNTADYDSNYQFMRHVLMMDSTFPGNHGMWRALRQPWIHTAFYLSVIAWEIVTGVLCWWGAIRLLSLLKAPSSVFQRAKAVAVVGLTLGCLLWFLAFLSVGGEWFLMWQSRVWNGQDAAFRMFTVLAIILLYVTTPEHEANP, from the coding sequence ATGATCGTTCGCCTCTCCAAGTGCGCGCTGTTGCTGGGCGTTGCGGTCTACTTCTCGCTGGTCGCGCTGAACAATACGGCGGACTACGACTCGAACTACCAGTTCATGCGGCATGTGTTGATGATGGACTCGACCTTTCCCGGCAACCACGGGATGTGGCGTGCGCTGCGCCAGCCCTGGATTCATACGGCTTTTTACTTATCGGTGATCGCGTGGGAGATCGTGACCGGCGTTCTCTGCTGGTGGGGAGCGATTCGTCTGCTCAGCTTGCTCAAAGCTCCTTCGTCTGTGTTTCAGCGGGCTAAGGCTGTTGCGGTTGTCGGCTTGACGCTGGGCTGCCTGCTCTGGTTTCTGGCGTTTCTGAGCGTAGGCGGCGAGTGGTTCCTGATGTGGCAGTCGAGGGTCTGGAATGGTCAGGATGCGGCGTTCCGTATGTTTACCGTACTAGCGATTATCTTGTTATATGTAACTACTCCTGAACATGAAGCGAATCCCTGA